The stretch of DNA CAGACCGGGGTACCCCTATGCGGTGCTGCGGCACATCTGGACCGAGCTCGGCGAGGCACAGGACCCCATCCGCAGGTGGCTCGCCCGGATCACCTCCGACGGACAGGTCGGGGCGCCTAGGCTCGGAACCATCGCCGACCTGCTGGCCAAGCTGGCCGCCGAGCACAACGACAGCACCGTGCTGCCCAGCCCCACCCGGGGCAATGACGCCGTGACGGCACTCAGTCGGGGTGAGCCCGCCGCCCGGATGCTGTCCGCCGCAGCCCAGCACCCGGTCCTGGGAGCGGGAATCCGCAAGCAACTGCGGGACAACTGGGCGCCCAGCCGCGACCCGGAGATCGCCAGGGTTGCCGCATTGGTGTGCCAGGGCACGTTCGCCGCGAAGTTCCCCGGCCAGGCGCTGGTGCGCCTGAGGCACGTCCTAGGCCGCGATACCGACGATCCGGCCAACAAGGAAGCCGGCCGGGCTCTGCGCGCCTTGGTCCGAGAACACGGCAAGCTGGCCCAGACCTGGGCAGCGGTCACCGACTGGATCGGCCTGACCGGCCAGACCGGCACGGGCCCGAACGCAGCGAACCGGGTCCGCGCGGGCCGGCGGGCCTTTCTCGCCTTGGCCGACATCACAGCAGACCCCTATCCGGTAGAGCTTCTCCTCAATGCTGCGACCCACGACAAGTCGGTGACCGACGAGCTCGTCGCCTGCTGGAGCGCGACCGTGTCCCACGTCGAGTACGCCCGCGTTTGTGAGGACACGCTCACCGCGTGGGCGGAGGCCAGCGTTGAGGGACACCTGCCGGCGGACCAAGTCCTGCAGCTGATCGAGAAGGTCGTCAACGGCCGCATCGGACTCGACCCGGTCGCAGCCGTCGTCGTCGGCCGCGACACGGCAACCGAGTCCAAGGCCATGCGCGAGTTCCGGCGGCGCCTGATCGACCGCCGCTTCTCGCCGGCCAGGCCGGAGCAACCGTGACCCGCGAGCACACGACCCGCGCACAACGGCGGGTACTGCGCCGTGAGGTGACCGCCTTCTCGGCAGTCCTGCCAAGCTGCTACCCGGACATCGCCTTCAGTGCGCAGATCACCGCAACCACCTATCCAGACCGCCTACCCGACTGCGACCATCTGGCACTTGCCCGGCTCATCCGGGGCACTCTACGTAGGGCGGCGACCGACACCGCAGCGCAGTTGCACCCGCTGGATCTACCGGGAGCACAGGACGCGCTGGCTGATCACCTGGCAGGACCCCGCCCGATAGTCGATCACCCGGACCATGTCCTGAGTGGCTGTTGTCGTTTCGATCTTGAGGGGCGCGGGTCGAACGGGGGTCTCGATCGGGTGAGCGCAGCGGCCGCCGCGCATGAAAGCAGGGCCTCTTGGTAGCTCGAAGGGTGTCTACGCCAAAGAGCGGTCCAGGAGGCCCTGTTGTCCCACTTCTACGGCATCGCGGGACCGGGGTCCACTTCGGTCACTCTCGCGTGTGACTGCCTGGCACACCGGTTCGGGAACGCCGTCGACCACGGGGTCCGTGTGCGCCGCTACCCCACCGACATGTCCGATGCGGAGTGGGCGGTGGTGCGGCCGCTGCTGCCGGTGCCGGGCTGGCTGCGCGGGCGGGGCGGGCAGCCGGAGGCGTACTGCCACCGCACGATACTGGACGCGATCCGCTACCTCGTCGACAACGGAACGAAGTGGCGGGCCATGCCGGCTGACTTCCCGCCGTGGGACCGGGTCTACGCGTTCTTCCGGCGCTGGCGTGACCACGGTCTGGTCCGGGAGTTGCACGACCGGCTCCGCCGTAAGGCCCGCGAGCAGGCCGGGCGGGACCCGGAGCCGAGCGCGGGCGTGATCGACTCCCAGTCGGTCAAGGCGGACGCCGTCGTCGGCCGTGACAGCCGCGGCTTCGACGGCGGCAAGCTGATCAATGGCCGCAAGCGGCACGCCGTGGTCGACACCCTCGGCCTGCTCCTCGCGGTGATGGTCACCGCAGCGGACATCGGCGACCGCGCCGCCGCGCAGGTTCTGCTCGCCCAGGTGGCCGCCGCACACCACCGGCTGGCGCTGGTCTGGGCCGACGGCGGCTACACGGGCAGCCTCGTCGAGTACGGCTTCACCGTCCTCGCCCTGGTCCTGGCCATCGTCAAACGCAGTGACGACATGCGCGGCTTCGTCGTGCTGCCCAAGCGGTGGATCGTGGAGCGGTTCTTCGCCCACCTGATGCGAAGCCGCCGCCTCGTGCGGGACTTCGAACGGTCCACCGGCAGCGCGGAGGCGATGGTCTACTGGTCGGCGACGATGCTCATGACCCGCCGCCTGGCCCGGCCAAGGCCATCGCGAGCGTGAACCGGCCCGGCTCCGGCTCGACCAGCCACCCGCGCGCTGTCAGCCGCTTCGCCTTCGACCGCAACGCCTCGATCTTCGCGGGCACCGGGTCCAGGCCGAAGCAGGCGGCCATCTCCTGGCAGGTCAGCGGGCCTTGACCGAGACGGCCTCGGTCCGCGAGAGCCTGCACGATGCGCTGGTAGTCCGCCGACAGTGCCGACCGGGCCAGACCCGCACGCCACATCGGCACCACCGACTTCGGCTTCGCCGCTGCCGAAGATGCAGGCAGCGCCGGCGGTTCACCGCGATCCGACGGCTTCTCGACGGCGTCCGGGCCGGCGATGTCTCCTTCGCCCGGGGACAGCACCTCGCCGACGCGTGAACGGGCGATGACCCACTCGCTCCACTCCCGCTCGGCCGCGACCAGCTCGGCCTGGATACGGTCCGCCTCCTCCCGCAGCTCATCCACACGACGGCGAGCGGTCAGCTCACGCTGTTCCAGCAGCCCCACGACCGACGGCATCCTTGACCTCCACCAGAGCGACGACACGACACGTCACCACTCCCCGAGACCACCGCCCCTATGCCTGACCAGCGGAAACACAGCTCTCAAGTCAGGAAAGACAACAGCCACTGAGGGCAGACATCACCGTCACCCTGGACGCTGCCGCAGTCGAGGCCACCCAGCGGCTGGTGCAGGCGTGCCAGCAGCAACAGTTGGAGGACGCTGTCTTCCTCCAGGCAGTCCGAGCGCGGGCCCGTGCGCTGGCCGACCCGGCAGTTCTGGCTGCAGCGCTGACCATGCCGGAGGTCGGCCCATGGGCCGACCTCGTCAAGGACTTCAAGCTGACCGACGACGGCGGCAGGAAACAGTTCGCCGGTGCGCTGACCCACCTGTCTCAGCTCCTCGCCACAGCCCGTGCACCGTCTCATGAGCCGTCCGACCGCCAAGTCCTCGAGATCATGCGCACCTTCTTCTCCCGCTTCCAGAGCTCGCACCAGCAGCGTGCTCTTGTCACATTCACGGCCGACTACATGAGGGCACTCGGTCACCCGGATCTGGCCACCCAACTGGAACAAGGCGATGAGATGTTCGCGAATACATACGGGGGCGATGGCCTAGAAGTGGCGCCATGACAACCGCCCTCCTGCGATGGCTGCTCGCTCCGCGCACAAGCTGGCTGGCTTGGCGTCTGGTGCGGAGGGCCTCGGGGCTCATCGACTTCGATGCGGCATGGCGCAACGCCCGGGTGTGGCTTCACCGGGACGAGGACGGGTTCCGAGCACAAGGTCATCTGTCCTCTCCGGGATCGCAAGGGCCAGAGCCGCATCGGGCGGGGCAGCACGGCCCGGAATGAGCAGGGTGCCTGGCTTCCGGACGACAGGGATAAGTCATGGACATGATGATGTGGGAAGTGATCTTCGCCGGGATGGGAAGCCCACCGTCTGACTCGCCCATTCCTGCAGACCAGCGACACTCGTGAACGGCCCACCCAATGACTGTTTACGAGTGAGACTCGTGAAGGGTCACGAAATCCCGCTCGGCCGATTCGGCCGGGCGGGATTTCTGCTTTGAGCGGGCTTGTTCGAGGTGGCGTGCGATGGCGACGGGGCTTCGTGGCGTAGGTCATGGCGCCATGCGGGCTGTTCGTCAGTCCGCCGAGGGGCGGCGGACGCGAGGACCTGGCCCTGGACGGGTCGGTCAACGGCTGTGCGTGGTGGATCTCTTCAGGACGGTCGCGGAGTGGTCGTCAGCTGAACGGAGCGGGGCCGGACGGGGCTGGTGTGAGGCCGTCGTAGTCCTCGACAGTGACGGCCGTGGCCAACTCGGGGGTGGTGGTGAGGAGCCAGTCCTGGATGGTCAGCAGGTTGATCATGAAGACCATCAGTGCGAGCAGGACCGCCTGGACGACGCGTCCGTGGGCGAGGCGCTTCTTGGGATCCGCTATCTCGATGTGATGGCCCTTGGCCCGGCCGTTGATTCCTTCGTTGTGGGCCCGGTGCCGGCTGCGGAACTGGAGGAGACGGACACCCTGCTGGTCGAGCCGGACCACCCCAAGGTGCGGGGCCCGTACGAGCGGTGGGGTTACCGGCCGATGGGCTGACCGGCCGGGGCGTAGCTCGACCGGACTGCCCCCATGGCCGCCGGGCGGAACACGGTGCGGTCCCCGGTCTGCCCGCTGGCTCGGCGCCGAGCCGGGCGGCCGCCGCTGCCTTGGTCGGCTTCTGCGGAATCCGCTGGGTCAGGGCCCCGTCCGACCCGCTTCCGTCTGCCGTACGCGGTTGCTCCATGAGGTGGAGCAGGAGCTGGGCAAGGCCCGTCAGCGCGGGATCAACTCCGGCTCCGGGCGCTTCGCCGTGAGCCGGTCGCCGGAGGATTCGCCGCGCACTCGGCGGCCGACCCACGGCAGGAGGAACTCGCGCGCCCACTGGATGTTCTCCCGTCGCAGCTCCGCGCTGGAGTGCGGGGCGGTGTGAGGCCACGGCGCCTCCGGGTCGTCCGCGGGCACGCCGAGGGCTCGGGCTGCTAGTTCGGCGACCCGCTGGTGACCCTGGGGCGAGAGGTGGAGCCGGTCCTCGCTCCACGCCCGCCGGTCCTGCACCGAGCGCAGTCCCCACAGGTCCGCGACCAGCAGATCGTGCCGGTCGGCGATGGCGCGCAGGTTGGAGTTGTAGATGGCGATCTTGCCTCGCAGGTGCTTCAGGACCGGTGTCGCCCGGGTGTCGAAGCCGGTGAAGATGAGCACTCGGCCGGCGTGCGGCGTGAGCAGCTCGATCGCGCGCTCGAACCGTTCCGCGACCTCGTCCGGGTCGGTGCCGGGGCGCAAGATGTCGTTGCCGCCCGCGCAGATGCTGACCAGATCGGGTTGAAGCTGTTCGACCTGCGGCACCTGTTCGGCGACGATCTGGTCCAGCAGGCGGCCGCGGACCGCCAGGTTGGCATACCGCAGGTCGTAATGCCCGGACGCTGTCACCGGGCGGCGTTCGGCCAGCAACCGGGCCAGCCGGTCAGCCCAGCCCGCGAAATTCCCGCCGGGACCGGGATCGTTGAGGCCTTCGGTGAAGCTGTCCCCGAGCGCCGCGTACGAGGTGATCGGTGCGGACCGCCCGGGTCCGCCTGGTGTCGGCCGTGCGCCATCATTCTGCATATGGCTAATATTTCAGCACATGAAGCTTTTGTGCTCTCCCAGCTGGGGTGATATTTCCCACGCGCGCCGTCGCCGGGCCCTCGCCCCATGGGCCCGCCCGGCCAGCGGATGCGAGAAAGCCGCTGGTGGGCCGCTGCGGCGGTACGTCGGCCGACTCCGGGGACCGCCGGCGGGCGGACGCTGATGAACTGGGTCCTGGGAGTCCGGCACCAGAGCGGCCAGGACGCACGGGTGGGTTCGAACCGCCGGATCAACGCGGCCGAGGCCGGCGCCGGCCCCGGCCGCCTGGAAGCTGCCGTGGGTTGACCTGCCGGACCTCCTGGCGAACTCCTCAGGGATCTTCGAATACCCGATGCTCGACCGGGACCCACTGGCGCGCGCTGGAGCTTCGGCCGGGTCACGCTGCTCGGCGACGCGGCACACCCGATGTTCCCGATGGGCATGGACGGCGGCTCGCAGTCCATCATCGACGCCCGGGCGTTGGCCTGGTGCCTGGCCAAGGACGAGGAACCGGTGGCCGCGCTGCGCCGCTATGACCAGATCCGCCGCGAGGTGGTCAACCGAGTCGTTCTGCGCAACCGGGAGTTGGGCCCCGAGGAGATCATCGCCCGGGCCGTGGAATGCGGTGGAGCGCTGCCCGGTCCGCAGGCCGCGCTGATCTCGCGTGACTACAAGCGGGTGGCGCGGTTCACCACCGAACACGTCAATGCCGGCGCATCCTGGACGGTGCCCCGCAGCGACGCCGGCCGGGCCAGGGTCCGATCCAGGTGAACTGACGAAACGTCGATCAGCACTGGGACGACGTCCGGCCGTCCCCCGTCGAGTGCGATCCGGCAGAGGCCGAGGGTGGTGCGCGTCAGCCGACGCTGGGCCGAACGGAGTCCAGGAGGGCAACCAGCTTCTCGACCGTCTCCTGGTTGGCACGTCCGAGCATGATCAGCGGCTGGCCCCCGAGGGGGAAGTCGGCCCCCAGCGAGGGGAACGTGATGTCGTGCCGCCCCAGCGCCGTCATCAGCCTGTTCACGAGTGCGTCGCCGAGATGGTGGACGTCGGTTCCCGGGGCGGGCTCGCTCCAGCTTCGCGTCGACGGCGCGCACATCAAATAGCAGCATTCATCCATCAAGGTTCGATCAGCCGTGAATGCCCGTGAACCGGGGTAATCCGATGCCCCTCCTCGACTCATCCCTCAGCGAGCCGGCTGCCCGCCGGACCTGACACGCACCACGCCGGTGCGAACACCGAGGAGACCGACCCGCATGAGCGTCGTCCCGCTCGACCCCGCCTCACCCGCCTCTCACGCCGTGGGCATCGACTTCGACCAGACCCTGGTCGCACACGACGACGGCTGGCAGGACGGACGCATCTACGGCCGACCCATCCCCGGAGCGATCGAGTCGCTGCACGAGCTGAGGAAGGTGCGGTCGGTGTTCGTCGTCACCGCCCGCCCCCGCCGGTTCCACCCCGAGATCGCGGCCTGGCTGCGCCGGCACACCGGCCTGGAGACCATCGTCGACGACGACCCCGACCGCGCCTACTGGCAGGGAGACTGCCTGCTGGTCACGAACAAGAAGCTCGGCGCCGCCGTCTACATCGACGACCGAGCCCTGCGCTTCACCGGAGACTGGACGACCACCCTGGCCGAAGCCCACCACGCCATCGGCCTGCACCACCGCGGGCCCTTCCAGGGCATGGGGGCGTGCACGCCGCGGTGTTGACGGTCACGTCGGCCATCGGACCGCCGGCGCCAGCGCTGACGGGGCGTCGAGTCCTCCGGAGGCGTGCGGCTGCCGGGGCGTTACGCGTTCTTCACGTGATCCGGTACAACCATTCCCCCGTTGCGGAATCTTGACGAAATGGGTTGGGCACGGCCCAGCCCCGGCTGGTAGAAGTGTTCAGCCGGGATCACGATCCGGCCGGGGGACCTCCCAGTGACAGCCGTGGCGCAGCCTCTGCGCGCCCGCTGCCGGTGATGGCCGCACCCCGGCGCCCGGCCCGCCACTTTCTCTCACTGGAGCCACCAGATGGTCCGGGCCTCTTCGCCCTCCCTGCCCCGTCGCCTAGGCCGCCTCTCGCTGGCCGGCGCCGCCGCGCTCTCGCTCGCCACCGGCGTCACGCCGGCCTTCGCCGCCGACCCGACGCCGACCGGCTCGGTGCCGCCGCCCGCGCAGACCGGCAAGTTCGTGCCGACCACGCCCACCCGGATCCTGGACACCCGTCACGCGATCGGCGTGCCCGGCCGGACGCCGGTGGCCAACCGGGCCAGCATCCGGGTCGACACCGGCCTGGTCGCGGCGGACGTCACCGCGGTGGTCATGAACGTCACCGTCACCGACACCACCGGCCCCGGCTTCCTGACGGTGTATCCGGACGGCACCCAGCCGCCGACCACCTCGAACCTCAACTTCACGGCGGGTCAGACTGTGCCGAACCTGGTCACCGTCCCGGTCACCAACGGCCACGTCGACTTCTACAACTTCGGCGGCAGCACCGACGTCATCGCCGACCTGGCGGGCTACTACACGGACAGCGGCGCGATCGCGGGCTCCTCGTACGTGCCGCTGCCCCCCTCGCGGGCGCTCGACACCCGCTCCGCCCTCGGCACCCCCAAGGCCGCGCCGATCGGCCAGCGGGGCACCCTCAACCTCAAGCTGGCCGGCACCCACGGCATCCCGCCGAAGGGCGCCACCGCGGTCGTCCTGAACGTCACCGCGACCCGCCCGAGCACGGGCGGCTTCCTCACCGTCTACCCGCACGGCACCGCCCTGCCCACCACCTCGAACCTCAACTTCACGACCGGGCAGACCGTGCCGAACCTGGTCACCGTCCCGCTCGGCGCCGACGGCAGCGTGGACGTCTACAACTTCCTCGGCACCACCGACGTGGTCGCCGACGTGTTCGGCTACTACCAGAGCGCCCCGACCGGAGCCGGGTTCACCCCGACCGGCCCGAAGCGCATGGTCGACACCCGCGACAAGGGCCACGCCCCGATCGGCCCGGGCGGTCTCCTCCAACTCCCCGTCGCGACCGGCGGCCTCGGCACCACCAAGGTCTCCGCAGTCGTCCTGAACGTCACCGCGGTCAACGCCACCAAGGGCGGCTACCTCACCGTCTTCCCGGGCAACGGCACCAACCGCCCCACCACCTCGAACCTCAACTTCGGGCCCAAGCAGGTCGTCCCGAACATGGTCGTGGTCCCGGTCGACGACTCCGGCCTGATCAACATCTACAACTTCCTCGGCACCACCGACGTGGTGGTCGACCTGTTCGGCTACTTCACCGACCCGGTCGGCGGCCCGACCGGCCTGAGTTACGGCGGCGGCAACGCCCCGGTCTACTCCTGCGGTGCCACTGCTCCCGGCCGATGGGCGACCGTCGCGCAGGGCGACCCGATCACCCTGGGCATGGACCCGGGCCCGTTCCGGGCTCCGGGCCAGCTGTCGGACACCCAGATCCACGCCGTGGTGACCGATCCTTCCGGCAAGACCACCGACTCGGTGGCCGGCAACGCGACCCTGGCGCGCCTGACTATTCCCACGCCGTTGAGCGGGGCGTACAGCTGGTACGCCTACGCGACTGACGGTACGAAGTCCTCCCCGCCGAGTAAGCCCTGCTACTTCCAGGCGGACGGTGACAGCGTGATCACCGGTGTGCAGGTCACCTCCAACACCGGTAACGGTCCGACCCACACCGGTGACCCGCTGACCCTCACCTTCAAGGCGACCTCGACCGGTTCGACGGACGGCAAGAAGATCGCGAGCTTCTGCTACGCGGAGGAGAGCGGGAGCTGCACCCAGATCCCGGCCGATGCGAACGGCCAGGCGACGGTCAACACGACAGCCGGCCACTGGGGCACCCACGTCCTGTACGTCCAGGCGTTCACCGTCTCCGGCTGGGTCGCGTCCACCACCTCCTCGTACTACGTCGCCGGCTAGCTCCACCCGCACCGCAGGGGCGCCCGCCCCGACACCCACCGCACGCTACCCAAGACTGGAGGGCCGGTGTCCCACCGCCGCCTCACCGCGACGGCCGCCCTGTGCGCGGCCGGCCTCGCACTGATACCCGCCGTCGGCCACGCGGCCGACCACGGCGCCGACCCCACCTTCGTCCAGGCCCCGGCGCCCGCCGGTGACCTGGCGGCCGCCCGCTCGGCCGCGCTGGACACCTTCGAGAGCCCGGCGGCCAAGTCCCACCGGGTCGCCCAGGCGCTGCCCAAGGGCGTGGTGAAGAGCCGGGTGGCCGCCACCGGGCAGACGATCTACGTGTCGCCCCGCGACTGCCAGTACGGGGTCGGGACGGGCACGGCGGCCTCGCCGTTCTGCTCCGTCCAGCACGGCGTGGACGCCGCGCAGTCCGGTGACACCGTGCAGGTCGAGGGGGGCAACCTCCGGGAGTCGGTGACGGTCCACACCTCGGGCCTCACCATCCTCGGCCTCGGCAACGCGGGCGTCTTCGCCACCGACGCGCAGGCCGGCAAGCCCGCGCTGACCCTGGACGGCGCCAATGACGTGACGCTGCGCAACCTCAGCCTGGTCTCCGCCGGAGCCCCGGCGCTCAAGGTGGTCGGCTCCGCCCGGACCACGATGGACTCGGGCGTCGCGAACGCCACCGATGCTGACGCCATCACCGTCGACGGCACCTCCAAGGACGTCTCGGTCACCCGGACCTACGCCGTGGCCGGCCGCACCGTCGGCGACAAGCTGACCGGCCTGGCCACCGTCCGGGTCGCGGCCGGCGCGAGCGGGATCACCCTCAGCGCCGACGCGCTGGTCGACGGCGGCGTGGTCGCCACCGGCGTGCAGGGCCTGGCCGTGGCCGGCAACACCGTCCAGCGCGGGTGCGCCCCGGCCGTGGATCTGGACGGCGCCTCCACCGGGGTCAGCCTCCGCAACAACCTGTTCGTCGACTCCGGCCCGGTCGAGAACTCGCTGGGCAACAAGGCGGCCTGCCTGGCCGGCGGACAGAGCTGGGACCCGAGCGTGCGGGTCTCGGCGGACGCGGCGGCGGGCACCACCGCCGACACCAACACCTTCTACTTCCAGCCCGGCAACGACACCGCCCCGTACGCATTCGGCGGGACGACCTACCCGACCCTCGCCGATGTCCAGGCCAAGACCGGCCAGGCCGTGCACGACACCGTCGACACCGTCGCGCCCCGCTCGACCGTGGTCCGCGGCATGTACGGCGGCCAGGACCTGGCGCTGCAGAAGGGCTCGACCGCGATCGGCACCGCCGACCAATCGGCGCCCGGCCAGCTGGACACGGACTTCTACGGCACCAAGCCGCGCACCAGCCGCGGCGCGGTGGAGTACCTGAGCACCGACCCGGGCCTGGCGATCGGGCTGAAGATCACGAACACCAGCGCCCGGGGGGTCCAGGCCGCCACCACGCTGGTCTCGAAGAACTCCGACTTCATCGGCTACGTGGTCGACTGGGGCGACGGGCAGAAGAGCTACGGCGCGATCTCCCCGACCAGCGGCCGGATCGACCCGCACACCTACGACAAGCCGGGCCACTACACCGTCACCGTCACGGCCACGCCGAATTACACCGGCGACCAGGTGACCAACTCGGTGGACATCACCACGGCCGGCTCGCACTACACCGCGTACGGCCCGACCCGGCTGCTCGACACCCGCAACGGCACCGGTGCGCGGCTCGGCAAGGTGGGTCCGTTCTCCACCGTCCGGATCAAGGTGGCCGGCCAGGGCGGCGTGCCCGCCGACGCCGTCGCCGCGGCGCTCAACGTCACCGCGACCGGCACCGAGCAGGGCGGCTTCATCACCGCCTACCCGGTGGGCAAGGACCGCCCGGGCACCTCGAACGTCAACTACGTGGCCGGACAGACCGTGCCGAACCTGACGATCACTCCGATCGGCCAGGACGGCGAGGTCGAGTTCTACAACGGCAGCCGCGGCTCGGTCGACCTGGTCGCCGACATCACCGGCTACTTCACCCGCTCGTTCTCCAGCGCCTACACGGCCACCAGCCCGGGCCGCCTGGTCGACACCCGGATCGGCGTCGGCACGGCCAAGGGCTCGGTGCGCGGCGGCGGCTCGTTCACCGTGCAGATCGCGGGCAACCGGGTCGGCCCGCTGCCGGCGAGCGGCGTCACCGCGGTGGCCCTGAACGTCACCGTGACCGGCCCGCAGAACTCCGGCTACCTGACCGTCTTCCCGGACGGCGGCTCGACCCCGACCGCCTCCAACCTGAACTACAGCCCCGGCCAGACCGTGGCCAACGCGGTGATCGCCCCGGTCGGCGCGGACGGCAAGATCAAGATCTACAACGGCAGCTGGGGCTCGGCCGACGTGGTCGTGGACGTGATCGGCTACTACAGCCCGACCGGCGTCAGCGCCTACCTGCCGGTCACCCCGTTCCGCTGGCTCGACACCCGCAGCTGGGGCCACGGCCCGCTCAAGACCAGCGGCGACTACTACATCTACTCCCGCTTCGGTGACCCGGGCGACACCGGCTTCGTGCTCAACACCACCGTCACCAACACCACCGGCGGCGGCTACCTGACCGTCTCTCCGGACCCGAACTACATCGACGCCTACAAGAACAAGTACGCGTCCTGGCCGAACCGCCCGCTGGTCTCGACCCTGAACTGGAACCGGGGCCAGACCGTCCCGAACCTGGTCCAGGCGACCCCGGGCCCCGGCGGCATCGTGGACTTCTGGAACACCGGCAACGGCACCACCGACCTGGTGGTCGACGTGTTCGGCTTCTACACCGTCTGACGGTCGCCGAGCCGTCCGGCGATCCCGCCCGCAGGCTCCGCTCGACACAGGCCCTCCCGGGTGACCGGGAGGGCCTTCGGCGTTCCCAAGGGCCCCTGGGAACGCCGGAAATCGGATGACCGTTCCCCTCCCCGGCCCCGAGAATGGCGCATGCTGACCGACCACTGGCCCCTGCTGGGGCTCCGCCTGACCACGCCCCGCCTGGAGCTCCGGCTACCGGACGAGGAGCAGTTGGCCGCCTTGGCCGAGCTCGCCGCCGAGGGGGTCCACGAGCCCGAACGGATGCCCTTCCTGGTGCCCTGGACGGACCTCCCGCCCGCCGAACGGGCCCGCTCGGTGGTGCAGCACCACTGGCTGCGCCTGGGCACCTGGACGCCCGCCGACTGGGCCCTCACCCTCACCGTCCTGCGGGACGGCCGGGTGATCGGCCTGCAGACCCTGGCCGCCCGGGAGTTCGCCCTGCTCCGCCAGGTCAGCACCGCCTCCTGGCTCGGTCTCCGCCATCAGGGCCAGGGCTTCGGCACCGAGATGCGCGCGGCCGTCCTGCACCTGGCCTTCGCCGGCCTGCAGGCCGAGGAGGCCGTCTCGGGCGCCCTCGAGGGCAGCCACGCCTCCTACGCGGTCTCCGCCAAGCACGGTTACCGGCCGGACGGTGTCGAACACCACGTGGTGCGGGGCGCTCGGGTCACCAACCGCCGTCTCCGCCTGCTCCGTTCGGACTGGGAGCAGCACCGCGCCGTCCCCGTGACCCTCACCGGTCTCGAACCCTGCCTGCCGCTCTTCGGGGTGACCGGGGTGGGGTAGCCGGCTCGGGGTGACCGGGGTGGGGTAAACCGAACCTTCAAATCCTCGTGGTGGCACGGTCGTCAGGGGGTGGGGTGATTCGGGAGCCTTGAGGCACAGGGGTTCCGGAGCGTCCGGGGCCTCCCCGAGACCGAGGAGACGGTCGCCATGCGTGCCACGATCACCACGAAGCCGGCGCAGCCCCGGTCCGCCACCACGTCCACCCGGCGTGCCGAGCAGGACGAGCCTCGGCGGTCCGCACTCGGCCCGGCCGCGGTCAGCCCGGCCGCCTTCGGTCGAGCCGCCCTCGGTACAGCGGTCCGCGGTGCCGTCGGCCTGCCGCTCGCGGTCGCGGCCGTCCCGCTGGCGCTGACCGGCGGGGCGCGCCGGGCGGCGCGGGTCCAGCTGGCGGTGCTCCGCCGGTTCTCCCCGCAGCGGGTCCGTCCGGGTGCCCCGACGGCCAACCCCGTCCGGGTGCTGGCCCACAGCCTGCTGGCCGTCCTGCCGGCCCTGGCCGCCTTCGCCGCGACGGCGGTCGGCGCCTTCACGGTGTACTCCGGTTACCTGTACTTCCTACGGCCCGACGCGAGCTTCGCCCTCGGCCACCCGTTCACCGCCGACCGCCACTTCGACGACGCCTGGGGCGGCCCCACCCTGGTGGGTGCCTGGCTCACCCACTCCCTGGTGGCCCTCGGCATACAGGTGCTGGCGCTCGGCGCGGTGCACCTGCTCACGGCCGTGCAAGACCGCGCCGCCCGGCTCCTGCTCGCCCCGGCATCGGTCTCGGCAGCAGATCCGGCCCCG from Kitasatospora sp. MMS16-BH015 encodes:
- a CDS encoding IS5 family transposase, whose amino-acid sequence is MSDAEWAVVRPLLPVPGWLRGRGGQPEAYCHRTILDAIRYLVDNGTKWRAMPADFPPWDRVYAFFRRWRDHGLVRELHDRLRRKAREQAGRDPEPSAGVIDSQSVKADAVVGRDSRGFDGGKLINGRKRHAVVDTLGLLLAVMVTAADIGDRAAAQVLLAQVAAAHHRLALVWADGGYTGSLVEYGFTVLALVLAIVKRSDDMRGFVVLPKRWIVERFFAHLMRSRRLVRDFERSTGSAEAMVYWSATMLMTRRLARPRPSRA
- a CDS encoding GNAT family N-acetyltransferase, with translation MLTDHWPLLGLRLTTPRLELRLPDEEQLAALAELAAEGVHEPERMPFLVPWTDLPPAERARSVVQHHWLRLGTWTPADWALTLTVLRDGRVIGLQTLAAREFALLRQVSTASWLGLRHQGQGFGTEMRAAVLHLAFAGLQAEEAVSGALEGSHASYAVSAKHGYRPDGVEHHVVRGARVTNRRLRLLRSDWEQHRAVPVTLTGLEPCLPLFGVTGVG
- a CDS encoding FAD-dependent monooxygenase, whose protein sequence is MPDARPGPTGARWSFGRVTLLGDAAHPMFPMGMDGGSQSIIDARALAWCLAKDEEPVAALRRYDQIRREVVNRVVLRNRELGPEEIIARAVECGGALPGPQAALISRDYKRVARFTTEHVNAGASWTVPRSDAGRARVRSR
- a CDS encoding SGNH/GDSL hydrolase family protein, with protein sequence MQNDGARPTPGGPGRSAPITSYAALGDSFTEGLNDPGPGGNFAGWADRLARLLAERRPVTASGHYDLRYANLAVRGRLLDQIVAEQVPQVEQLQPDLVSICAGGNDILRPGTDPDEVAERFERAIELLTPHAGRVLIFTGFDTRATPVLKHLRGKIAIYNSNLRAIADRHDLLVADLWGLRSVQDRRAWSEDRLHLSPQGHQRVAELAARALGVPADDPEAPWPHTAPHSSAELRRENIQWAREFLLPWVGRRVRGESSGDRLTAKRPEPELIPR